A genomic window from Streptomyces broussonetiae includes:
- a CDS encoding phosphopantetheine-binding protein, translating into MWDDQFEQILRPFVPFLGPQEELTPDAELKDLGLDSLATVQLLGTLEEAYQVRFRDSALTMDTFRTAGVLWDTVQSMLHTAAS; encoded by the coding sequence ATGTGGGACGACCAGTTCGAACAGATACTCCGCCCCTTCGTGCCGTTCCTCGGCCCGCAGGAGGAGCTGACCCCGGACGCCGAGCTGAAGGACCTCGGCCTGGACTCGCTCGCCACCGTCCAGCTGCTCGGCACGCTGGAGGAGGCCTATCAAGTCCGCTTCCGCGACAGCGCGCTGACCATGGACACCTTCCGCACCGCCGGCGTGCTGTGGGACACCGTGCAGAGCATGCTGCACACCGCCGCGAGCTGA
- a CDS encoding ACP S-malonyltransferase: MAHDTALVFPGMGPVPFTEVGRFMVANPFARDLVAVADEALGYSLVDAFRTSPGDYSEAAQVAFFINCLACADWARDHLGVEPDIVAGPSFGEKAALAYTGALELPDAVRLTAEIARCLEEYFAEEHRDIVTLSFVRAPRDGLDAILTELDEAGEWHEISCHIDDGFYMISLSEHRVAWLEERLRSVGSLPLYTMRPPMHASAFRPLRERAERDVVSRYTFADPKLPVVADQDGRLLHTGEELRTMLLDGFDHPMNWPGVTTALKEAGVTRLCVAGPDSLFGRVPCATRNFDVVAAPPRLAMTPRRRSRAA; encoded by the coding sequence ATGGCACACGACACCGCTCTCGTCTTCCCCGGCATGGGACCCGTCCCGTTCACCGAGGTGGGCAGGTTCATGGTGGCCAACCCCTTCGCCCGGGACCTGGTCGCCGTCGCCGACGAGGCGCTCGGCTACTCGCTGGTGGACGCCTTCCGCACCTCCCCGGGCGACTACTCCGAGGCCGCCCAGGTCGCCTTCTTCATCAACTGCCTGGCCTGCGCCGACTGGGCCCGCGACCACCTCGGTGTCGAACCCGACATCGTCGCCGGACCCAGCTTCGGCGAGAAGGCGGCCCTCGCCTACACCGGCGCCCTCGAACTGCCCGACGCGGTGCGCCTGACCGCCGAGATCGCCCGCTGCCTGGAGGAGTACTTCGCCGAGGAGCACCGGGACATCGTCACCCTGTCCTTCGTCCGCGCCCCGCGGGACGGCCTCGACGCCATCCTCACCGAGCTGGACGAGGCGGGGGAGTGGCACGAGATCTCCTGCCACATCGACGACGGCTTCTACATGATCTCCCTGTCCGAGCACCGCGTGGCATGGCTGGAGGAGCGGTTGCGCTCCGTCGGCAGCCTGCCGCTGTACACCATGCGCCCGCCCATGCACGCCTCGGCGTTCCGCCCGCTGCGGGAGAGGGCCGAACGCGACGTGGTGTCCCGCTACACCTTCGCCGACCCCAAGCTGCCCGTCGTCGCCGACCAGGACGGCCGACTGCTGCACACCGGCGAGGAACTGCGCACCATGCTGCTCGACGGCTTCGACCACCCGATGAACTGGCCCGGCGTCACCACGGCCCTCAAGGAAGCCGGCGTCACCCGGCTGTGCGTGGCCGGGCCCGACAGCCTCTTCGGCCGGGTGCCCTGCGCGACCCGGAACTTCGACGTCGTCGCCGCACCGCCGCGGCTGGCGATGACCCCCCGGCGCCGCTCGCGCGCCGCCTGA
- a CDS encoding proline iminopeptidase-family hydrolase — protein sequence MSPDPSAKGTLPFGEYRTWYRVTGELGAGRPAVVAVHGGPGSTHDYLLPLARLAEDGWPVVHYDQLGNGGSTHLPDKEAAFWTVELFERELVNLVQQLGIADDYVLFGQSWGGPLCARHAMTNPVGLRGLVVANAPASYPIWLQEMARLRAELPPEAEQTLRRHEADGTFDSPDYLAAMRVFYDRHVCRVSPWPRDFLSSFMEIYNDPTVYYAMNGPNEFHVIGSLKNWSIVDELHRIGTPTLVISGRHDEATPAVVQPFHDHIPGARWEIFEESSHLPHLEEPERFFEVMTDFLKSL from the coding sequence GTGTCCCCGGATCCCAGTGCGAAGGGCACCCTTCCCTTCGGGGAGTACCGGACCTGGTACCGGGTGACCGGTGAACTCGGTGCGGGCCGGCCGGCGGTCGTCGCCGTGCACGGCGGCCCCGGCAGCACCCATGACTACCTGCTGCCGCTCGCGAGGCTCGCCGAGGACGGCTGGCCCGTGGTCCACTACGACCAGCTGGGCAACGGCGGCTCGACCCATCTGCCCGACAAGGAGGCCGCGTTCTGGACGGTCGAGCTGTTCGAGCGTGAACTGGTCAATTTGGTCCAGCAGTTGGGCATCGCCGACGACTACGTACTGTTCGGCCAGTCCTGGGGCGGCCCGCTGTGCGCCCGGCACGCCATGACGAACCCGGTCGGCCTGCGCGGACTGGTCGTCGCCAACGCGCCCGCCTCGTACCCGATCTGGCTCCAGGAGATGGCACGGCTGCGCGCCGAACTGCCACCGGAGGCCGAGCAGACACTGCGGCGGCACGAGGCGGACGGCACCTTCGACAGTCCGGACTACCTGGCCGCGATGCGGGTCTTCTACGACCGTCATGTCTGCCGTGTGTCTCCCTGGCCGCGCGACTTCCTGTCCTCCTTCATGGAGATCTACAACGACCCGACCGTCTACTACGCGATGAACGGGCCCAACGAGTTCCACGTCATCGGTTCCCTGAAGAACTGGTCGATCGTCGACGAACTGCACCGGATCGGCACTCCGACCCTGGTCATCAGCGGCCGCCACGACGAGGCCACCCCGGCGGTCGTGCAGCCGTTCCACGACCACATCCCCGGGGCGCGCTGGGAGATCTTCGAGGAGTCGAGCCATCTGCCGCACCTGGAGGAGCCGGAACGGTTCTTCGAGGTGATGACCGACTTCCTCAAGAGCCTGTGA
- a CDS encoding cytochrome P450, which translates to MTAPAEPADGAALPEFPMRRACPFSPPAAYAELRETEPVSRAQLKVNGKPTWLITRHDLYKKLLGDARVSANLKLPGYPLQVPVPEETLQSVPLTFLSMDPPDHTVQRRMLAPEFSVRRMRELRERVQQIVDQLIDQMLAKGADAPVDLVTALALPVPSFVICELLGVPYEDHGRFEEWAWAIMNHDISDEDRGRAHYELDAYVDGLVTAKETEPGDDMISRLIEFNRQTPAVEHSDIVSMSKLMLVTGHETTANMIALGTLALLEHPEQLDAVREEPELMPKAVEELLRFFSISDAGTARVAMEDIELGDVTIRAGEGILPLNNAANHDGQVFPDPDRLDVRREARSHLAFGYGVHQCIGQNLARMELDVVYSTLLRRIPTLRLATALEELRFKDDAMVYGLYELPVTW; encoded by the coding sequence ATGACTGCACCTGCCGAACCGGCCGACGGGGCCGCGCTGCCGGAGTTCCCGATGCGGCGGGCCTGTCCCTTCAGCCCGCCGGCCGCCTACGCAGAACTGCGCGAGACCGAGCCGGTCTCCCGGGCGCAGCTGAAGGTGAACGGCAAGCCCACGTGGCTGATCACCCGGCACGACCTGTACAAGAAGCTGCTGGGTGACGCGCGGGTCAGCGCGAACCTGAAGCTGCCCGGATATCCGCTGCAGGTGCCGGTACCGGAGGAGACTCTCCAGTCGGTGCCGCTGACCTTTCTGTCCATGGACCCGCCGGACCACACGGTCCAGCGCCGCATGCTGGCCCCGGAGTTCAGCGTGCGGCGGATGCGCGAGCTGCGTGAGCGGGTGCAGCAGATCGTGGACCAGCTGATCGACCAGATGCTCGCCAAGGGCGCGGACGCCCCGGTCGACCTGGTGACCGCGCTCGCGCTGCCGGTGCCCTCCTTCGTCATCTGCGAACTGCTCGGGGTCCCCTACGAGGACCACGGCCGGTTCGAGGAGTGGGCCTGGGCGATCATGAACCACGACATCAGCGACGAGGACCGGGGCCGCGCCCACTACGAGCTGGACGCCTACGTGGACGGGCTGGTCACCGCCAAGGAGACCGAACCGGGCGACGACATGATCAGCCGGCTGATCGAGTTCAACCGGCAGACGCCCGCGGTGGAGCACTCCGACATCGTCAGCATGTCCAAGCTGATGCTGGTCACCGGGCACGAGACCACCGCCAACATGATCGCCCTCGGCACCCTGGCGCTGCTGGAGCACCCGGAGCAGCTGGATGCCGTGCGCGAGGAGCCCGAGCTGATGCCCAAGGCGGTGGAGGAGCTGCTGCGCTTCTTCTCCATCTCCGACGCGGGCACCGCACGCGTGGCCATGGAGGACATCGAGCTGGGCGACGTGACCATCCGGGCCGGCGAGGGCATCCTGCCGCTGAACAACGCCGCCAACCACGACGGTCAGGTCTTCCCGGACCCCGACCGTCTCGACGTGCGCCGCGAGGCCCGCAGCCACCTCGCGTTCGGCTACGGCGTCCACCAGTGCATCGGGCAGAACCTGGCCCGCATGGAGTTGGACGTCGTCTACTCGACGCTGCTGCGGCGCATCCCGACGCTCCGCCTGGCCACTGCGCTCGAGGAGCTGCGGTTCAAGGACGACGCCATGGTCTACGGCCTGTACGAGCTGCCCGTCACCTGGTGA
- a CDS encoding cytochrome P450, which produces MTQSADATPETGASLPQFPMRRTCPFSEPREYAEMRANDPVSRAALKVNGKPAWLVTRHEHVRQVLGDSRVSSNLKLPGYPHQFHIPEEMLAQVRLMMLNMDAPEHTAQRRMLIPEFTARRIKEMRPRIQEIVDERVDAMLAAGGPVDLVTALALPVPSLVICELLGVPYEDHAQFEQWSAAMMNHDLSPAEYGAAVQALDMYLDKLVTLKEDEPGDDLISRFLEKNRTEQVADHVDVVTMARLMLVGGHETTANMIALGVLALLQHPEQMAALQADPGLLPGAIEELLRVFSISDSGTARVALEDIEVGGVTIRAGEGILALNNAADHDESVFPEPGRLDIHRKEARSHLAFGYGVHQCIGANLARVELETVYGTLLRRIPGLRLAAGQDELRFKDDAMVYGVYELPVTW; this is translated from the coding sequence ATGACCCAGTCCGCCGACGCCACGCCCGAGACGGGGGCGTCGCTTCCGCAGTTCCCGATGCGCCGCACCTGTCCGTTCAGCGAGCCCCGTGAGTACGCCGAGATGCGTGCGAACGACCCGGTCTCGCGCGCCGCGCTGAAGGTGAACGGCAAGCCCGCCTGGCTGGTCACCCGGCACGAGCACGTCCGGCAGGTGCTGGGCGACAGCCGGGTCAGCTCCAACCTGAAACTGCCGGGCTACCCGCACCAGTTCCACATCCCCGAGGAGATGCTGGCGCAGGTCCGGCTGATGATGCTGAACATGGACGCGCCGGAGCACACCGCCCAGCGGCGCATGCTCATCCCGGAGTTCACCGCCCGCCGGATCAAGGAGATGCGTCCGCGTATCCAGGAGATCGTGGACGAGCGCGTCGACGCGATGCTGGCCGCCGGTGGCCCGGTGGACCTGGTCACCGCCCTTGCGCTGCCGGTGCCCTCACTGGTGATCTGCGAGCTGCTCGGGGTGCCGTACGAGGACCACGCCCAGTTCGAGCAGTGGTCGGCGGCGATGATGAACCACGACCTGAGCCCGGCCGAGTACGGCGCCGCGGTGCAGGCCCTGGACATGTACCTCGACAAGCTCGTCACCCTCAAGGAGGACGAGCCGGGCGACGACCTGATCAGCCGCTTCCTGGAGAAGAACCGCACCGAGCAGGTTGCCGACCATGTCGACGTGGTGACGATGGCGCGGCTGATGCTGGTCGGCGGCCACGAGACGACCGCCAACATGATCGCACTCGGGGTGCTGGCCCTGCTGCAGCACCCGGAGCAGATGGCCGCGTTGCAGGCCGACCCCGGGCTACTGCCGGGCGCCATCGAGGAGTTGCTGCGCGTCTTCTCCATCTCGGACTCCGGCACGGCGCGCGTCGCACTGGAGGACATCGAGGTCGGCGGGGTCACCATCCGCGCCGGCGAGGGCATCCTCGCCCTGAACAACGCGGCCGACCACGACGAGTCCGTCTTCCCCGAACCGGGCAGGCTGGACATCCACCGCAAGGAGGCCCGCAGCCACCTCGCCTTCGGCTACGGGGTCCACCAGTGCATCGGCGCCAACCTGGCCCGGGTGGAGCTGGAGACCGTCTACGGCACGCTGCTGCGCCGAATCCCGGGCCTGCGCCTCGCGGCCGGGCAGGACGAACTGCGCTTCAAGGACGACGCCATGGTCTACGGCGTCTACGAACTCCCCGTCACCTGGTGA
- a CDS encoding ferredoxin, whose product MRVTTEQDRCVGSGQCAMLSPEVFDQDDAGLVVVLQQEPGEDLRAGVLQAVDLCPSRSLHVEG is encoded by the coding sequence ATGCGTGTCACCACCGAGCAGGACCGGTGCGTGGGTTCCGGCCAGTGCGCCATGCTCAGCCCGGAGGTGTTCGACCAGGACGACGCCGGTCTCGTGGTCGTCCTGCAGCAGGAGCCCGGCGAGGACCTGCGCGCGGGGGTGCTGCAGGCGGTCGACCTGTGCCCGTCGCGGTCCCTGCACGTCGAGGGCTGA
- a CDS encoding NAD(P)/FAD-dependent oxidoreductase codes for MNRVVIVGASAGGLSTAEALRRAGHEGPIALVGEEPEPPYDRPPLSKQLLGGHWDADRLALRSSAELGALELDLRLGVPATGLDQQARSVLLADGREIEYDALVVATGARPRRLPGTAGIVGVHTLRTLRDALALRARLGPGMRLVVVGAGFLGTEVAAAARGLGVRVTLVEPAPVPLAAAVGEQAGRFLTGLHQEHGVELRTGATVTEVLHAGGRVSGVRLADGAGSDVVAADVVLVAIGCTPNTEWLADSGLTVRDGLVCDEYCAAAPGVYGVGDVARWYNPLFAAEMRVEHRTHAGEQATAVARELAGTGERRPFAPVPYFWSDQYDTRVQAHGRLRGHDEARVLDSDPARRRLLVVYRTGDRITGVLAAGLPPRMLRGWRALVAARTPWRAALAGPSAA; via the coding sequence GTGAACCGGGTCGTCATCGTCGGAGCGTCGGCGGGTGGCCTGAGCACCGCCGAGGCGCTGCGCCGGGCCGGGCACGAGGGTCCGATCGCGCTCGTCGGCGAGGAGCCGGAGCCGCCCTACGACCGCCCGCCGCTGTCCAAGCAACTGCTCGGCGGCCACTGGGACGCGGACCGGCTCGCCCTGCGCAGTAGCGCCGAACTGGGCGCTCTGGAACTGGACTTACGTCTCGGCGTGCCGGCGACCGGGCTGGATCAGCAGGCCCGGTCGGTCCTGCTGGCCGACGGCCGCGAGATCGAGTACGACGCGCTGGTCGTCGCGACCGGCGCCCGGCCCCGGCGGCTGCCGGGCACGGCCGGCATCGTCGGGGTGCACACACTGCGCACACTGCGGGACGCGCTGGCGCTGCGGGCACGGCTGGGTCCCGGGATGCGGCTGGTCGTGGTCGGCGCCGGTTTCCTCGGCACGGAGGTCGCCGCCGCCGCCCGCGGCCTCGGTGTCCGGGTGACCCTCGTCGAGCCGGCCCCGGTGCCGCTGGCCGCGGCCGTCGGGGAACAGGCCGGGCGGTTCCTGACCGGCCTGCACCAGGAGCACGGCGTCGAACTGCGCACGGGCGCCACGGTCACCGAAGTCCTCCATGCCGGGGGCAGGGTGAGCGGTGTCCGGCTGGCCGACGGCGCCGGTTCGGACGTCGTAGCGGCCGACGTCGTGCTCGTGGCCATCGGCTGCACACCCAACACCGAGTGGCTGGCGGACAGCGGCCTCACCGTGCGGGACGGCCTGGTGTGCGACGAGTACTGCGCAGCCGCACCCGGTGTGTACGGCGTCGGGGACGTGGCCCGCTGGTACAACCCGCTGTTCGCCGCGGAGATGCGCGTCGAGCATCGCACCCATGCCGGGGAACAGGCCACGGCCGTCGCCCGCGAACTCGCCGGCACCGGCGAGCGGCGGCCGTTCGCTCCGGTGCCGTACTTCTGGTCCGACCAGTACGACACCAGGGTGCAGGCCCACGGCCGGCTGCGCGGTCACGACGAGGCCCGTGTCCTCGACAGCGATCCCGCCCGGCGCCGGCTGCTGGTCGTCTACCGCACCGGCGACCGGATCACCGGCGTCCTCGCGGCGGGATTGCCGCCCCGGATGCTGCGCGGCTGGCGGGCCCTGGTAGCCGCCCGGACGCCGTGGCGGGCGGCACTCGCCGGCCCGAGCGCCGCCTGA
- a CDS encoding SDR family oxidoreductase: protein MTAVLVTGCSSGIGLETALAFARRGDRVHACVRRADSAEELLRRAHAEGLTLDVPLLDVTDDASVTAAVTALQDRHGPVDALVNNAGIDRTGPAETMPLDQARLLMETNFWGPLRMSRAVLPAMRARGSGVIVNVSSLAGRTFAVPHGGFYAASKAAVGALSEALSAEVRPLGIRVVCLEPGSFASAVRRGSAAGDAAQQDGTGPYAADHVWLTRFLARVAQGAADCAEAAAAVVASVDDACTPLHTPVGKDAEAALRLLAGVSHEEWLPRFVAQAQSLVGPRPTPPLPG from the coding sequence GTGACCGCCGTCCTCGTCACCGGGTGCAGCAGCGGCATCGGCCTGGAGACGGCGCTGGCCTTCGCGCGCCGCGGCGACCGGGTGCACGCCTGTGTGCGCCGTGCCGACAGCGCGGAGGAACTGCTCCGGCGGGCCCACGCCGAGGGCCTCACCCTCGACGTCCCGTTGCTGGACGTCACCGACGACGCCTCGGTCACCGCCGCCGTCACCGCGCTGCAGGACCGGCACGGACCGGTCGACGCCCTGGTCAACAACGCCGGCATCGACCGCACGGGCCCGGCGGAGACCATGCCGCTCGACCAGGCGCGGCTGCTGATGGAGACCAACTTCTGGGGCCCGCTGCGCATGTCCCGCGCCGTGCTGCCGGCGATGCGCGCCCGGGGGAGTGGCGTCATCGTCAACGTGTCCTCCCTCGCGGGCCGTACGTTCGCCGTGCCGCACGGCGGTTTCTACGCCGCGAGCAAGGCCGCCGTGGGCGCGCTCAGCGAGGCCCTGTCCGCGGAGGTCCGGCCCTTGGGCATCCGTGTAGTGTGCCTCGAGCCGGGCAGCTTCGCCTCCGCCGTCCGGCGCGGGTCCGCCGCCGGGGACGCCGCACAGCAGGACGGGACCGGCCCGTACGCCGCCGACCACGTCTGGCTGACCCGGTTCCTGGCGCGCGTGGCGCAGGGCGCCGCCGACTGCGCCGAGGCGGCCGCGGCGGTCGTCGCGTCCGTCGACGACGCCTGCACCCCGCTGCACACGCCGGTCGGCAAGGACGCGGAAGCGGCACTGCGGCTGCTGGCGGGCGTCTCCCACGAGGAGTGGCTGCCCCGCTTCGTCGCGCAGGCACAGTCCCTCGTGGGCCCGCGGCCGACTCCACCGCTGCCCGGGTAA
- a CDS encoding thioesterase II family protein, with protein sequence MTTLAEHDRLWIRRYHPRPDAAARLVCLPHAGGSATFYHPVSAGLPESVDVLAVQYPGRQDRRGEPCAASIQELADAVTSVLLPWTDRPLVLFGHSMGATLGFEVARRLEHDHGVVPRALVASARRAPSCPREESVHLRDDDGLVEEMRQLSGTDSAILDDEELIRMALPAIRADYRVAETYVYEPGPDLRCPIVGLVGDNDPKVTVEEARAWSRHTATSFDFHVFQGGHFYLTSHQKEVLDLLARQAVRS encoded by the coding sequence ATGACCACGCTCGCCGAACACGACCGTCTCTGGATACGCCGTTACCATCCCCGGCCGGACGCGGCGGCCAGGCTGGTGTGCCTGCCCCACGCGGGCGGTTCGGCGACCTTCTACCACCCGGTCTCGGCGGGTCTGCCGGAGTCCGTGGACGTGCTCGCAGTGCAGTACCCGGGTCGCCAGGACCGGCGGGGCGAGCCGTGCGCCGCGAGCATCCAGGAGCTGGCCGACGCGGTCACCTCCGTCCTGCTGCCGTGGACCGACCGTCCGCTCGTCCTCTTCGGGCACAGCATGGGCGCCACCCTCGGCTTCGAGGTCGCCCGCCGGCTGGAGCACGACCACGGTGTCGTCCCGCGGGCACTGGTCGCCTCCGCCCGCCGGGCCCCCTCCTGCCCGCGCGAGGAGTCCGTCCATCTGCGCGACGACGACGGACTGGTCGAGGAGATGCGGCAGCTCAGCGGCACGGACTCGGCGATCCTCGACGACGAGGAACTGATCCGTATGGCGCTGCCCGCGATCCGCGCGGACTACCGGGTCGCCGAGACGTATGTCTACGAGCCGGGCCCGGACCTGCGGTGTCCGATCGTGGGTCTGGTCGGCGACAACGATCCCAAGGTCACCGTGGAGGAGGCACGCGCCTGGTCGCGGCACACCGCCACGTCGTTCGACTTCCATGTGTTCCAGGGCGGCCACTTCTATCTGACGTCGCATCAGAAGGAAGTCCTGGACCTGCTGGCGCGGCAGGCGGTGCGGTCGTGA
- a CDS encoding response regulator: MRVVLAEDLFLLRQGIIQLLEAYDFEVAAAVDNGTDLAAAIAEHRPDVAIVDVRLPPTFTTEGLQAALRSRREQPGLPILVLSQHVEQMYARELLADGTGGIGYLLKDSVLDDEQFIDAVRRVAAGGTAMDPAVVAQLMTSHSRDEPLAALTGREREVLELMAEGCSNTAIAQRLTVTEGAAAKHISNIFTKLMLPPSSDSNRRVLAVLAYLNA; this comes from the coding sequence GTGCGCGTTGTCCTCGCCGAAGACCTCTTCCTCCTGAGGCAGGGGATCATCCAGCTGCTGGAGGCGTACGACTTCGAAGTGGCCGCCGCCGTCGACAACGGCACCGACCTCGCCGCCGCGATCGCCGAGCACCGCCCCGACGTGGCCATCGTCGACGTACGGTTGCCCCCCACCTTCACCACCGAGGGCCTCCAGGCGGCCCTGCGTTCCCGCCGGGAGCAGCCCGGCCTGCCGATCCTCGTCCTCTCCCAGCACGTCGAGCAGATGTACGCCCGCGAACTGCTGGCCGACGGCACCGGCGGCATCGGCTATCTGCTGAAGGACAGCGTCCTGGACGACGAGCAGTTCATCGACGCCGTACGACGCGTCGCGGCCGGCGGGACGGCCATGGACCCTGCGGTCGTGGCCCAGCTGATGACCAGCCACTCCCGGGACGAGCCGCTGGCCGCGCTCACCGGCCGCGAACGCGAGGTGCTGGAACTCATGGCCGAGGGCTGCTCGAACACCGCGATCGCCCAACGGCTCACCGTCACCGAGGGCGCGGCCGCGAAGCACATCTCCAACATCTTCACCAAGCTGATGCTCCCTCCGTCGAGCGACAGCAACCGCCGGGTGCTCGCGGTGCTCGCCTACCTCAACGCCTGA
- a CDS encoding sensor histidine kinase, producing the protein MKTVPVTWRGRLGRAALDTLVGTAIAVGALLSIVLFVTTTYFVVISVIGIGFLALPYCTRAVRWLADLNRRAAARSGVPVGRPYRDEPQEIEKDIVGWMRRCKWILTDPATWRDLLWLLLNCLVGLVGFVPAALLYYAGEGLFLACGLWQPIAQGGQGRWYASVTVDSWPAAFAAGLLALVVLTGWIFLSPLVLKGYAYFVQFLLGPTRQSELAFRVQHLAETRSGALDFQAAELRRIERDLHDGAQARLVSLGLQLGAVDRKMAQDPEEARRLLRQARTSSVQALSELRDLVRGIHPPVLAERGLADALRALGLASPLQVTVVADLHDRLPDPVESAVYFAVSELLTNALKHAEATRVEILAWCEEDILHARVTDDGRGGADVSAGTGLEGIRRRLASFDGTLKIDSPPGGPTVMKLELPCALSSPKTSSS; encoded by the coding sequence ATGAAGACTGTGCCGGTCACCTGGCGCGGCCGACTCGGGCGCGCCGCCCTGGACACCCTGGTCGGCACGGCGATCGCCGTGGGGGCCCTGCTCTCGATCGTCCTCTTCGTCACCACCACCTACTTCGTCGTCATCTCCGTGATCGGCATCGGCTTCCTCGCGCTGCCCTACTGCACCCGTGCGGTGCGCTGGCTGGCCGACCTCAACCGGCGCGCGGCCGCGCGCTCCGGCGTCCCGGTGGGGCGGCCCTACCGGGACGAGCCGCAGGAGATCGAGAAGGACATCGTCGGCTGGATGCGCCGCTGCAAGTGGATCCTCACCGACCCCGCGACCTGGCGGGATCTGCTGTGGCTGCTGCTCAACTGCCTCGTCGGACTCGTCGGCTTCGTACCGGCCGCCCTGCTCTACTACGCGGGGGAGGGCCTGTTCCTGGCCTGCGGCCTGTGGCAGCCCATCGCGCAGGGCGGACAGGGCCGCTGGTACGCCTCCGTCACCGTCGACAGCTGGCCGGCCGCGTTTGCCGCGGGGCTGCTGGCGCTCGTCGTCCTCACCGGCTGGATCTTCCTCAGCCCGCTGGTCCTCAAGGGGTACGCGTACTTCGTCCAGTTCCTGCTCGGTCCGACCCGGCAGTCCGAACTCGCCTTCCGGGTGCAGCACCTGGCGGAAACCCGCTCCGGCGCCCTCGACTTCCAGGCCGCCGAACTGCGCCGCATCGAACGCGACCTGCACGACGGCGCCCAGGCACGCCTCGTCAGCCTGGGCCTCCAACTGGGGGCCGTCGACCGGAAGATGGCCCAGGACCCGGAGGAGGCGCGACGTCTGCTGCGGCAGGCGCGCACCTCGTCCGTGCAGGCCCTGAGCGAACTGCGCGACCTGGTGCGGGGCATCCATCCTCCCGTCCTCGCGGAGCGCGGCCTGGCCGACGCCCTGCGCGCCCTGGGCCTGGCCAGCCCGCTGCAGGTCACCGTGGTGGCGGACCTGCACGACCGGCTGCCCGACCCGGTCGAGTCAGCCGTCTACTTCGCCGTGTCGGAACTGCTCACCAACGCCCTCAAGCACGCCGAGGCCACGCGTGTGGAGATACTGGCCTGGTGCGAGGAGGACATCCTGCACGCCCGGGTCACCGACGACGGCCGCGGTGGCGCCGACGTATCGGCCGGGACCGGTCTGGAGGGCATCCGGCGCAGGCTGGCATCCTTTGACGGGACGCTGAAGATCGACAGCCCTCCGGGCGGTCCGACCGTGATGAAGCTGGAGCTACCGTGCGCGTTGTCCTCGCCGAAGACCTCTTCCTCCTGA